A portion of the Burkholderia sp. GAS332 genome contains these proteins:
- a CDS encoding transcriptional regulator, AraC family /transcriptional regulator, AraC family with amidase-like domain, producing the protein MHNHLVVALAYDRLCTFEFGCVTELFALERPELGVDWYRFAVCASEPGPIRAAGGITVAAPYTLKLLDRADTIVIPGWRDAGELPPEPLLKKIRAAYQRGTRLCSICSGVFVLAAAGVLDGKTVTTHWRYADTLQQRYPQVHVQPDALYVDEGQIITSAGSAAGLDMLLHLVRRDHGSAVANRVAQRLVVPPHREGGQAQFVPRPMPQDEGGRLAKLMDWVRRHPALPHTLRSLAERAAMSPRTLQRQFHDATGMAPYEWLVRERVAIARELLEAATPLPMARVAALAGFGSEESLRRHFRRIALTSPGAYRKKFGLQAEEQTIR; encoded by the coding sequence TACGTTTGAATTCGGCTGCGTCACCGAACTGTTCGCGCTCGAACGTCCCGAGCTCGGCGTGGACTGGTATCGCTTCGCCGTATGCGCGAGCGAACCCGGTCCGATTCGCGCAGCCGGCGGCATCACCGTCGCCGCGCCGTATACGCTCAAGCTGCTGGATCGGGCTGACACGATCGTCATCCCTGGCTGGCGCGATGCCGGCGAATTGCCGCCCGAGCCGCTGCTGAAAAAGATTCGCGCCGCCTACCAGCGCGGCACGCGACTCTGTTCGATCTGCTCCGGCGTGTTCGTGCTGGCCGCCGCGGGGGTGCTCGACGGCAAGACCGTCACGACGCACTGGCGCTACGCCGACACATTGCAGCAGCGTTATCCGCAAGTGCATGTGCAACCGGATGCGCTCTATGTCGACGAAGGACAGATCATCACCTCGGCGGGATCGGCGGCAGGGCTCGACATGCTGTTGCATCTGGTGCGGCGCGATCACGGCAGCGCGGTAGCCAACCGGGTCGCGCAGCGGCTCGTGGTGCCGCCACATCGCGAGGGCGGCCAGGCGCAGTTCGTGCCGCGGCCGATGCCGCAAGACGAAGGCGGGCGTCTGGCGAAACTGATGGACTGGGTGCGCCGCCACCCCGCGTTGCCGCACACCTTGCGCTCGTTGGCCGAACGGGCGGCGATGAGTCCGCGTACGCTGCAGCGGCAGTTTCACGACGCCACCGGCATGGCGCCCTACGAATGGCTGGTGCGCGAACGCGTGGCAATCGCGCGGGAACTGCTTGAAGCAGCGACGCCGTTGCCGATGGCGCGCGTGGCGGCGCTGGCGGGCTTCGGTTCCGAAGAATCGCTGCGACGGCACTTCCGGCGTATCGCGTTGACGAGCCCGGGCGCGTATCGTAAGAAGTTCGGGCTGCAGGCCGAGGAGCAGACGATCAGGTAG